In Planctomycetia bacterium, the following proteins share a genomic window:
- a CDS encoding nucleoside hydrolase, translating into MLRSLFFLTILWLTPTITQAQVKIPILLDFDIGEDIDDTFALALVLASPELDLRGVTTVGHDAYKRAQLTLRFLTAVGRKEVPVAAGIPIKQKPLDYWQVQYGNHASVYFRDPKPAKVPAAEFLAKKINDAPGELTLVAIGPLTNIAKLFSDHPETKAKIKRLVIMGGSVRRGYADGSKPQPEYNIVADVKAAQAVFRAGVPMTVAPLDATSMVALDVPRQKTLFDAGSLLTLSLQAMTQLWQEKNVPVLFDPVAIALIHTENFCTMEDLALGVDDQGFTVPVRLGKPNARVATAIKTDAFLDWYVERVASAMPKALPTMRVINESKLIDPGKMPNRVHVFEDFETDIEKRWWLSGRIETADTPPTSKRALRGVLTEDFDDLQGEMKTLYTAVVFNPVPSMPMGKNTRLRFKYRLQGTDTLRVQLYSLSNGYHRCLMLKDLPQTTWVDGCVDMTQMRKPDGTGGPLSEFERIDDIQFYVDPRAELLIDDIVLYDAGEADEKRAFPKRFLFTGLFDGGKQGKEWPGDFEIAQKQGYVWHAAKSIPHPTDKDKAWLRVNLRGDRPVGDVTHLSFRYKLEGASTINVRLESSDKKKSSTFSLDQKVLKQNDWASYQLILGPRDALVGGSVSDVTFTLPAAGRLWIDNLLLCEP; encoded by the coding sequence ATGTTGCGTTCGCTTTTCTTTCTCACCATCCTATGGCTCACTCCGACGATTACGCAGGCACAGGTAAAAATACCGATCCTCCTCGATTTCGACATCGGCGAGGATATCGACGACACGTTCGCGCTGGCCCTGGTGCTCGCCAGCCCGGAGTTGGACCTGCGCGGCGTGACGACCGTGGGCCACGATGCGTATAAACGAGCGCAGCTGACATTGCGGTTCCTCACGGCCGTCGGTCGCAAGGAAGTGCCTGTCGCCGCCGGGATTCCGATCAAGCAAAAGCCGCTCGATTATTGGCAGGTGCAGTATGGCAATCACGCCAGTGTTTATTTCCGCGATCCGAAACCCGCGAAGGTCCCCGCCGCGGAATTTCTCGCCAAGAAGATCAACGACGCGCCGGGCGAGTTGACGCTTGTCGCCATCGGGCCGTTGACGAACATCGCGAAGCTGTTCAGCGATCATCCCGAAACGAAGGCGAAGATCAAACGCCTGGTGATCATGGGCGGATCGGTGCGTCGCGGGTATGCCGATGGGTCGAAGCCTCAGCCGGAATACAACATCGTCGCCGACGTAAAGGCGGCTCAAGCCGTGTTCCGCGCCGGCGTGCCGATGACCGTCGCGCCGCTCGATGCAACCTCGATGGTCGCGCTCGATGTGCCTCGGCAGAAGACGCTGTTCGACGCCGGCTCACTGCTGACGCTGTCTTTGCAAGCCATGACTCAGCTTTGGCAGGAGAAGAATGTGCCCGTGCTCTTCGACCCCGTCGCCATCGCCCTGATTCATACGGAAAATTTCTGTACGATGGAAGATCTGGCTCTCGGCGTGGACGATCAAGGCTTCACCGTGCCCGTCCGCCTCGGCAAGCCGAACGCCCGGGTCGCCACTGCGATCAAGACGGACGCCTTCCTTGATTGGTACGTCGAGCGCGTCGCCTCGGCGATGCCCAAAGCGCTGCCGACGATGCGTGTCATCAACGAATCGAAGCTGATCGATCCGGGAAAGATGCCGAACCGCGTCCATGTCTTTGAAGACTTCGAGACTGACATCGAAAAACGCTGGTGGCTGAGCGGCCGAATTGAGACTGCCGACACGCCGCCGACGAGCAAGCGCGCGCTGCGCGGGGTGTTGACTGAGGACTTCGACGACCTCCAGGGCGAGATGAAGACGCTTTACACAGCCGTCGTCTTCAACCCCGTGCCCAGCATGCCGATGGGCAAAAACACTCGGCTACGCTTCAAGTATCGGCTCCAGGGAACCGATACGCTGCGCGTGCAACTCTACAGCCTCAGCAACGGCTACCACCGCTGCCTGATGCTCAAGGATCTACCGCAAACAACATGGGTAGACGGTTGTGTTGACATGACGCAGATGCGTAAACCCGATGGCACGGGCGGACCGCTTTCGGAATTCGAACGCATCGACGACATCCAGTTCTACGTGGACCCGCGAGCGGAACTTCTGATCGACGACATCGTACTCTACGACGCCGGCGAAGCCGACGAAAAACGAGCGTTCCCGAAACGCTTCCTCTTCACCGGCCTTTTCGACGGCGGCAAGCAAGGCAAGGAATGGCCCGGCGATTTCGAGATCGCCCAGAAGCAGGGCTACGTCTGGCACGCCGCCAAATCGATCCCGCACCCGACCGACAAGGATAAAGCCTGGCTTCGCGTCAACCTCCGTGGCGATCGGCCAGTCGGCGATGTGACGCATTTATCGTTTCGCTATAAGCTCGAAGGCGCCAGTACGATCAACGTGCGTCTTGAATCGTCGGACAAGAAAAAGTCATCGACATTTTCACTCGACCAGAAAGTACTCAAACAAAATGACTGGGCTTCGTATCAATTGATTCTCGGGCCACGCGATGCACTGGTGGGCGGATCGGTTAGTGACGTGACGTTCACGCTGCCGGCGGCCGGCCGACTGTGGATCGACAACCTGCTGCTGTGTGAGCCGTGA